The Thiorhodovibrio litoralis genome includes a window with the following:
- a CDS encoding diguanylate cyclase domain-containing protein: MILFLLLFVEVALSLSQMHKMQERLAQVVEEYSARGALAQEMHQSSRERAILLHAMISTDDPFERDDLLVDLRALGSRFLKAREQIAAMTLSKDERDLLQQQRELSRAAGALQYQVIDLLAQDQLAEAKRVLLHQAIPAQERALAVVQNFAALQQSQNRAALAATSEEFHQADHLLLIIGGVTLLLSALVAGFVLHRTNAMMAALTHSNAELLDARERLEERVAERTADLRRVNEKLLDEVNERKRAERQLAFMATHDDLTELPNRALFNDHLAKSIARARRAGTRLALLFVDLDGFKQINDSHGHADGDHVLREVACRLKSRGREQDLVARLGGDEFALILEHIYQPADAGAVARKVIEAVSEPITVAETKHQVGASIGIALFPDDAKNLNELVRLADNAMYCVKRSGKGNYRYHQAPRLASAAEALPFQW, translated from the coding sequence GTGATTCTGTTTTTGCTCCTCTTCGTCGAGGTGGCGCTTAGCCTGTCGCAAATGCATAAGATGCAGGAGCGATTGGCGCAGGTGGTTGAAGAGTACAGCGCCCGCGGTGCGCTGGCGCAGGAAATGCACCAGAGCTCCCGCGAGCGGGCGATCCTTCTCCACGCCATGATTTCCACCGATGATCCGTTCGAGCGCGATGATCTGCTTGTCGATTTACGCGCCCTCGGCTCCCGGTTCCTCAAGGCGCGCGAGCAGATTGCAGCCATGACACTGAGCAAAGATGAACGCGACTTGCTGCAGCAACAGCGTGAGCTTTCGCGCGCCGCCGGCGCCCTGCAATATCAGGTGATCGACCTCCTTGCCCAGGACCAGCTTGCGGAAGCGAAACGCGTCTTGCTGCACCAGGCGATTCCTGCTCAAGAGCGCGCGCTAGCCGTGGTGCAGAATTTCGCCGCCTTGCAGCAATCCCAGAATCGCGCGGCCCTGGCGGCGACATCCGAGGAGTTTCACCAGGCCGACCATTTGTTGCTGATCATTGGCGGCGTGACTCTGCTGCTGAGCGCTTTGGTGGCCGGCTTCGTGCTGCATCGAACCAACGCCATGATGGCCGCGTTAACGCACTCGAACGCCGAATTGCTCGATGCCCGCGAACGTCTGGAAGAGCGGGTGGCGGAGCGCACCGCGGATCTGCGCCGAGTCAACGAAAAGCTGCTAGACGAGGTCAACGAGCGCAAACGTGCCGAGCGCCAATTGGCCTTCATGGCAACCCACGATGATCTCACCGAACTCCCCAACCGCGCGCTCTTCAACGACCACCTGGCAAAGAGCATCGCCCGCGCGCGGCGAGCGGGAACGCGTCTGGCGCTCTTGTTCGTCGACCTTGACGGATTCAAGCAGATCAACGACAGCCATGGCCACGCGGACGGCGATCACGTGCTACGCGAAGTTGCCTGCCGGCTTAAGTCCCGTGGCCGGGAGCAAGATCTGGTCGCGCGTCTCGGCGGTGACGAGTTCGCGTTGATTCTCGAGCACATCTACCAACCGGCCGACGCGGGCGCAGTGGCGCGCAAGGTTATCGAAGCCGTCTCGGAGCCCATCACAGTGGCCGAAACCAAGCATCAGGTCGGCGCCAGTATCGGCATCGCTCTCTTCCCCGACGACGCCAAGAACCTCAATGAGCTGGTCCGACTCGCGGACAATGCCATGTACTGCGTCAAGCGCTCAGGCAAAGGCAACTACAGATACCATCAGGCACCGCGATTGGCATCGGCTGCCGAGGCGCTGCCTTTTCAGTGGTGA
- the moaA gene encoding GTP 3',8-cyclase MoaA produces MTPTDLPGKRTGTGAHQPPALVDRFGRRITYLRLSISDRCDFRCIYCMPAKPGFTDREELLSLDELAAVAAAFVELGAHKIRLTGGEPLVRPGALGLIRQIASLPRLSELVLTTNGSQLERLAHPLRKAGVRRINISLDSLRPERFRALTRTGDLEKVLRGIDAAIAAGFERIKLNTVILKGHNHDEILALTRFAMAKGINLSFIEEMPFGTIGEHDRAETFYPADRIREELATELALVPTTETTGGPARYYRIPGSETRVGFIAPRSHNFCNACNRVRVTADGRLLPCLGDPQSVDLRAVLRSHPGNAEQLKGAIAEAMGIKPEGCDLSPGSKPIEFRHLMETGG; encoded by the coding sequence ATGACGCCAACTGACTTGCCGGGCAAACGCACGGGAACCGGTGCCCACCAACCACCGGCACTTGTGGATCGTTTTGGCCGCCGCATCACCTATCTGCGACTCTCTATCAGCGACCGCTGCGACTTCCGCTGCATCTATTGCATGCCCGCAAAGCCAGGCTTCACGGATCGCGAGGAGCTGCTGTCGCTGGATGAGTTAGCCGCAGTTGCTGCCGCCTTCGTAGAGCTTGGCGCACACAAGATTCGGCTCACCGGCGGCGAGCCGCTGGTGCGCCCTGGGGCGCTCGGGTTGATTCGCCAGATTGCGTCGCTGCCCCGCCTGAGCGAGCTCGTGCTCACAACCAACGGCTCCCAGCTCGAACGTCTGGCCCATCCGCTGCGCAAAGCTGGGGTACGGCGCATCAACATCAGTCTTGACAGCCTGAGACCAGAGCGTTTTCGCGCGTTGACCCGCACTGGGGATCTCGAAAAGGTGTTGCGCGGCATTGATGCCGCCATCGCCGCCGGCTTTGAACGGATCAAGCTGAATACCGTGATCCTTAAAGGCCACAACCACGACGAGATTCTCGCCTTGACACGTTTTGCAATGGCCAAAGGAATCAATCTCAGCTTTATTGAAGAAATGCCGTTTGGCACAATTGGCGAACATGACCGGGCCGAGACCTTCTACCCGGCCGACCGTATTCGCGAGGAACTCGCTACGGAACTCGCACTGGTTCCCACAACCGAAACCACAGGCGGCCCGGCTCGCTATTACCGCATCCCAGGATCAGAGACCCGCGTCGGCTTTATCGCCCCGCGAAGCCACAACTTTTGTAATGCGTGCAACCGTGTGCGCGTCACGGCGGATGGCCGGCTGCTGCCCTGCCTGGGCGATCCGCAATCCGTCGATCTACGCGCGGTGCTGCGCTCCCATCCAGGTAACGCCGAGCAACTGAAAGGAGCAATCGCTGAGGCCATGGGGATAAAGCCAGAGGGCTGCGACCTCAGCCCGGGCAGCAAGCCGATTGAATTCCGACACCTGATGGAGACAGGAGGCTAA
- a CDS encoding type II toxin-antitoxin system Phd/YefM family antitoxin: MDAISYTAARANLAKTMEQVCRDHAPVVITRKRESPVVMLSLEDYQAMEETAYLLRAPANARRLLESIAELEAGHGLERDMVECN, from the coding sequence ATGGATGCCATCAGCTACACCGCCGCGCGGGCGAATCTCGCAAAAACCATGGAGCAGGTCTGTCGCGACCATGCGCCGGTGGTTATTACTCGCAAGCGTGAGTCGCCTGTCGTCATGCTGTCACTCGAGGATTATCAGGCGATGGAGGAAACAGCCTACCTGTTGCGTGCGCCAGCTAACGCAAGGCGCCTGTTGGAATCCATTGCCGAGCTGGAGGCTGGGCATGGTCTGGAACGGGATATGGTTGAGTGCAACTGA
- a CDS encoding Txe/YoeB family addiction module toxin yields the protein MQLIFSSRAWEDYVYWQKTDKAVLKRINALIAEVKRTPFEGTGKPERLRHGLCGYWSRRITGEHRIVYKALDDAILIAQLRYHYEP from the coding sequence GTGCAACTGATTTTCTCCAGTCGCGCCTGGGAGGATTATGTGTACTGGCAAAAGACCGACAAGGCCGTCCTGAAACGCATCAACGCACTGATCGCGGAAGTCAAACGAACGCCTTTCGAGGGCACGGGAAAACCGGAACGCTTGCGACACGGCTTGTGCGGCTACTGGTCCCGGCGTATCACCGGTGAGCATCGAATAGTTTACAAGGCGCTGGATGACGCTATTTTGATTGCACAACTTCGTTATCACTACGAACCCTGA
- a CDS encoding class I SAM-dependent methyltransferase — protein MIDLALDSPPGPDGGLIDVGGGASVLVDRLLARGWSDIAVLDLAGNALAHAKRRLDKQSARVRWIEADVTDFLPPKQYRIWHDRAVFHFLTDAADREAYVQRLMAGLVPDGHVIIAAFAPGGPTQCSGLDIVQYDAVRIKNTLGPAFDLEHERQEVHLTPAGKEQLFGYFLLRYRE, from the coding sequence ATGATCGACTTGGCGCTGGATAGCCCGCCGGGGCCCGATGGCGGGCTCATTGATGTCGGCGGCGGGGCCTCGGTGCTGGTCGACCGGCTGCTTGCGCGCGGCTGGTCGGACATCGCGGTGCTGGATCTGGCCGGGAATGCGCTGGCGCACGCGAAGCGGCGCCTGGATAAGCAGAGCGCGCGGGTGCGTTGGATCGAGGCCGATGTGACTGACTTTCTGCCGCCCAAGCAATACCGCATCTGGCATGATCGAGCGGTCTTTCACTTCCTCACCGATGCCGCCGATCGTGAAGCCTATGTGCAACGGCTGATGGCGGGCCTGGTTCCTGACGGGCACGTCATCATCGCCGCCTTCGCCCCCGGCGGGCCGACTCAATGCAGCGGTCTCGACATCGTGCAATACGATGCGGTGCGGATCAAAAACACCCTCGGCCCGGCCTTCGATCTGGAGCACGAACGCCAGGAGGTCCACCTGACACCAGCGGGCAAGGAACAGCTTTTCGGCTACTTCCTGCTGCGTTATCGCGAGTGA